CAGGACCCCTTTACACTTGAAAGCTGAGGCTCCCAAGAGCTTTTATTTACATGtgtatttgaaattaaaactgagaaaaaatttaaggtaattcatttaaaattatgataaacCTATCATGTTAACATAATTTGTGAAAAATAACTTGTCAGAACAATTGTGAGAAGGGTGGCCTTGTTTTACATATTTAGAGATCTCTGTCAAGAATCGCCATTTAGTAGACAACAGTAGGAATCTTTTCTGTATCTCTGCATTACATCTGTTACAATCAGTTATTTTGGttgaaatatacaaagaaaatccAATTTGGCTTGGCACAGATACGTAGTTGGTGAAAGGAGGAATATTTTAATGCCCTTTTTGGAAAACTATCACTCTTCTTTGATACTATACCAAAACTCAACAAGGGGTAGTTTCTTAAAAGTTAGTTGAAGTATGAAATctgaaatcatatttttttaaacataattggTCTTTTGATCTTTTACCCAGGCATGACCTGTAACATGCATTGGTGATTTGAACCAGTTAATTTGCTGTGTAGTGTAGATCTccaatgcacgcatgcatgcatgctaagtcgcttcagtcgtgtctgactctgtgaccctatggacagcagcccaccaggctcctgcgtccacaggattctctggacaagaatagtggagtgggttgccatttccttctccagtaaatctCCAAACAGTGACATATTTCATTATACAAAGATCTCTGTCGTAAAACAATACGCATGTTAATATTACCACTTGTTTCATTAGAAAAGTCTTCAATTAATGGTAAGCTATCAAGCTCTTTTAAGTGGCAACTATGTTTGCCAGAATCcagttttcacttaaaaattcaactttttaTCATTGGCGAGAAACACTGTCATttgtttgccttgaagtgatgggctcattttgtttgttttcagaaaaatgtctGCCAGATACTTAAGTCTCTATACCCATAGTTTGTCATTCATTGTTTCAAGTATAAAAATGGTGTTCCCTGAAAAAAGCAGCTGATTAGCTTGTGGCTAAATTGCCTAATTGCTTTTCCTCCAGACAGTGTCTGCTGGTATGCAATAGAAATACTTTGTGGTTACTTCATATTTTGTTAtatgaaagatttaaaaagaCATGTACACAAGGATTAAGATTTAgtacaatgaataatttttactgTTTCAAGAACATTCTAAAATGAAACTGGCTGCCCTCACCTTTGCCCAGCTGTGGGTATGTGGTGGTGAATACATTAGGAATCCAGTTTGGGGCTACCTGTGGTCTTGTTTGGTTCCTGCTAAGGCCCCAGCTGTGTCTGCTTACCATTGCTTTTTTAATGGTGCAGTGTCAACACTGCCAAAGGTAAACAGCATCTCAGTATTACTATGAAAATAGTATTGTCCTCACAGGTGCCTTGGAAGAGCTTTAGGGAGCCCAGGTTTCTCCCCATTGCATCTTGAGAACTGATTGCTCCAGACAGTGCAAACAGCTTTGATTACTGTCccagtggttttaaaaaatacccatttaattctctagggaagaatgaATTGCAGCtctctcattttatgtttttacccCTGATTTTAATAATTGTAATCTTGCCTTTGAAATAGGAAAATGTGCCAGTTTTTAATAAAAGTCTCCATGAGAGAACATGCTTGGATTTatatctctgcttctttctttaaATAGCATACCATTTTATGATTGTGGGCCCAGACTAAAGAGCTCATTCTGCTCAGACACTGAGTGGCTTTGTTTCTGACAGCTAGTAGTCAGCTCTGCTTTAAAGCAAGCATTTGGGCCCCGCTGGCTCCACTTGCAGTTGTCCCAGCCCTCGCCCTGTCTCAGCCAATGCCTGCTGTTGGAGAGCCCACACAAAGGCCTTGTGTACCGGGAGCCCCACTGATAAGGAGTGTGTTCTAGTCCCAGCAGATGAAATCTGCTTTGGTGTGCATTCCCGTCCcaaatttctcttattttctttgtttgacCAGTTATTTCTGTGACAAGAgcattttttaatggctgtgaaGATAGTTTCTTCTAATTATTTCATAGTCCAAATGGAGGGGATTCCTGATGTAAAATaaagtgtttctctctctctggtaGGAGATGTGATGGAGCTGCTTGAAGAAGACCTCACGTGCCCAATCTGTTGCAGTCTGTTTGATGATCCCCGGGTTTTGCCTTGCTCACACAACTTTTGCAAAAAGTGCTTAGAAGGGATCTTAGAGGGGAATGTGCGGAATTCCCTGTGGAGATCCTCTCCATTTAAGTGCCCCACGTGCCGGAAGGAAACTTCAGCAACGGGAGTCAATAGCCTGCAGGTTAATTACTCCCTGAAGGGTATTGTGGAAAAGTATAACAAGATTAAGATCTCTCCCAAAATGCCAGTGTGCAAAGGACACTTGGGACAGCCTCTCAACATTTTCTGCCTGACTGACATGCAGCTGATCTGTGGCATCTGTGCGACTCGGGGTGAGCACACCAAGCACGTCTTCTGTTCTATCGAAGATGCCTATGCTCAGGAAAGGGACGCCTTTGAGTCCCTCTTCCAGAGCTTTGAGACCTGGCGTCGGGGAGATGCCCTTTCTCGCTTGGATACCTTGGAAACTAGCAAAAGGAAGTCTCTACAGTTGCTGACTAAAGATTCAGATAAAGTGAAGGAGTTTTTTGAGAAGTTACAACACACGTTAGatcaaaagaagaatgaaatcctgTCTGACTTTGAGACCATGAAACTTGCAGTGATGCAGGCCTATGACCCAGAGATCAACAAACTCAACACCATCTTGCAGGAACAGCGAATGGCCTTTAACATTGCTGAGGCTTTCAAAGATGTGTCAGAACCCATCATATTTCTGCAGCAGATGCAGGAGttcagggagaaaataaaagtcatcAAGGAAACTCCTTTGCCTCCCTCAAATTTGCCCTCAAGCCCTTTGATGAAGAACTTTGATACCAGTCAGTGGGAAGACATAAAACTAGTGGATGTGGATAAACTTTCTTTGCCTCAAGACACTGGCACGTTCAttagcaagattccctggagacttTATCCGTTATTTGTGGTGGTCATTCTACTTGGCCTTCTCATTTTCTTCAGTCCCACCATGTTCCTAGAATGGTCCCTATTTGACGAAATCGCAACTTGGAGAGAGAATCTTTCAAACTTTAGTTCCTACCTGCCTAGATCAGCTGATTTTGTAGAACAATCAGTTTTTTACTGGGAACAGTTGACAGATGGGCTTTTCATTTTCAGTGAAAGATTGAAGAGTTTTactttggtggtgctgaataaTGTGGCAGAATTTGTGTGTAAATATAAACTATTATAAAATCTGTTTCAAGTACATAGTTCTGTGTCTTTTGTTAGAAATTGTTAGAATAGAGTGATAGTTCAGATTTGGTTAAGATTCCAGTCAGATATTGCCCTCTAAAAGTATTCCTTTCAAAAATAATGTCTTATACATGTTGAAATTAGGTAGCATAAAGATAAAAGTGAAATTTAATAGTTTAGTCTCCAgccctccttcctttttaaggtgcTTTTGAAATTAGCATCCTATCCCCAGTATCGGTTATGTTTGTGCTATGAAAGGAGGGGGTAAGAGAGTACATGATTTAATATTGTATTGATGAGGTAGTGTAATAATGATTGTTTTTAAGCATGTAATAAAGACTACTCTTGTAAAgcagctgttttttgttttttgagagtgagcattcttttaaaaaggaataaaataagatGGATTGAATTTGCAGCTTTTTCTGCAGAGGGTTGAGTTCCTTTTTCAATACAATGTAAATCTCATGTAAACAAAAACTGGCATTTTCTTATGCTAAGCTGACATTTTTAGGAGGGTGGAGATTTATTTCAGCTTGCCTTTTATCTGCTTTTAGGTTTTGTAAATTTATCACCAAAGGAATTTGGTGGTAAACTACAGAAGTGTTAGTGACTGTAAGCCAAGGCATGGGTTAAAAAGGACACATGGCAAAAGCAGGAAGTGAGAAGGCCTCCTTTTTACTGGCAACTAAGTGTTGTTCCAAAATATAATGGCAACTGTATAACCAACCAATCCATTTGTTTAAAAGAACTTTAGTAAGACTCATTTGACAGTAGATGAAGCAGTCTATCAGCTATTACAAAGTACAAAGTAATCAGCTAAACACTAGTACTGTCCCGTCTGCTCACATGAGATAAAGATGCCCTATCTCCCACAGAACAAAAATACATACTTTTTTCACCTTCTTTAGGCTTCAGATGAAAACAGGAAGTGACTTAGAACCTCTTTCAGTCAAACTTATTTCTGTTATGGGGCAAGACATTCCTTGACAGCCCAGAGGGTGTTTACCCCAGTACATTAATTTGGTTAAGAGGAGGTAATACAAGCAGGGATGGGAAAAAAAGGGTAACTAAATTTCAAGTACAGAAGAATCTTTGCAGTTATGAGAAGAGTACTCAACTCAAGCTGCTGGTTGAGGTCAACTGTCAATCTAGGATTTAGCCACTAAATTTCTAAAGGGGTCataagaaattaagacatttctCTAGAAATAGTGTCTCTGCCATGAGGACTCGAGTAGGTACAAGGTGTGGTGAGGCTGAATGGTTTTCTGGttccagaatatattttaatacatatttacaaGAGGTTTTTAtgaaggatttttctttttaaatgggaTACTGTAACTGTTCCCTGTTCTCAGACCTATTGGCAGTTTCCTTAAACTATCCCGTTTCTCACCTGTTGCTTTTTCACTTTGTATACTGCAGGTTCCCAAGCAACTCTCAAATTTGTAAACCCAGCTATGGACACACTGTTTGCTTTAACAGTAGTTACCTGGAAATCTAGGTctctgtttttgttattttcccCTCCCCTGGATTTCTTAATCATATATAACTAACACTGTGGTTAAGGTTGATGTACAGGTTCCTAAGGCTGTGTCTGATGGTTTGTGGCCTTTAGTTGGAAGCAAGAGAAGAATGAGTGGTCAGGAACTGGTCACTTTGAATGTGGGAGGGAAGGTATTCACCACAAGGTCTTCCACCTTAAAGCAATTTCCTGGCTCTCGGTTGGTACGAATGTTAGATGGCAGAGACAAAGAATTCAAGGTGGTTGGTGGCCAGATTTTTGTGGACAGAGATGGTGTTTTATTTAGTTTCATCTTAGATTTTTTGAGAACTCACCAGCTTCTACTACCCACTGACTTTTCAGATCATCTTAGACTTCAGAGAGAGGCTCTATTCTATGAACTCAATCCTCTGGTGGATCTCTTAAACCAAGAACACATGTTACAGCCAAGACCTGCTCTTGTGGAGGTACATTTCCTAAGCCGAAATACTCAGACTTTCTTCAGGGTGTTTGGCTCTTGCAGCAAAACAATTGAGATGCTAACTGGGAGGATTACAGTGTTTATAGAACAACCTTCTGCACCAGCCTCGAGTAGTAACTCTTTCCCTCAGATGACCTTACTTCCACTGCCTCTACAAAGACCATCTTACCATGACCTGGTTTTCCAATGCGGCTCTGACAGCACTACTGATAACCAAACAGGAATCAGGTATTTTGTACTTTGAAGCCTCTATTCTATACCAGTTCCTAATGTTTCCCctcaaaactgaaattttctcATGCCTgaattttcttagaaaaaataatgactgaaaataattttttttggagtGGGGGAAGGAATCAGTAGAGTTGGGTGGAATGACCAGATAATTATTGTCCAGATTGGGGTACTTTTCAGagtgaaagaaagaatttttattaCATGGGACAACAGGAATAAATCAGAATAGTCCAGGGAAAACTGGGTCTATGGTCATTCAAGTTGTAGGAGGAAATAATTTCATAGATTATGTTCCACTCCCATGGAATGAGATGCCTTTTTCTTCCCTAAAGGTTTCTTTTGGTTGCTGGGATATAGTAAAGGCTCAACAATTTGTCCTGATTTCCTTACACTATGTATATTTGTTCTTTCAGCCATTCTGATTTGGCTACTAATTTTTCTCTATTCCACTTTCTGTCTTAAACACCATTAAGGCAGATATATCCCATGGCAAATCTGGTCTCCTGTTACATCGCTGGCACTCTTGCACAACTCAAAATACTGGGATAGGCTGTCAGTATATTAAGGATAGTTGCTTCTGAGTCAGTTATTCACTTTCTCCCCGTTATTCTTGGCTGGATCCTCAGGCTGATTTTAACTCTACTGTCACGGACACTTCATTTCCCCCTTAAAAATGTCTTAATGCGGTCCCACTATTATTTTACTAACTGTGAAAGCTGGCTTTAATTTTCAGGAGGGAAAAAACGTCTGTATATGTTCTTTACTCatagtatttaaataaaatatactttcttgGGGGTAAAGGTAGACATATTTTGGGATATTAACTTTTGCAGTAGACACCAGGAGTGAACGTTTACCTCTCCCACAGCATACCCCGTGGTCCTGCATACCAGCTTAAAAACCCTGGGCAGTATGACAGTTCTTAAGTTTTCACACTTTATAATCTCCTGTCTTTCATGAAATGTCATTTTGGGGAAAGGGATCCAGTTAAATTAACATGCTGATTGTGGAGAAAACCTAAGACCCTATCTTCACCTCAAAATGTTTTAAGATACCTCTGTGCACAACTGGTAGGACACTAAAATAAACAGAAGGGGAAttaccagtttttatttttaaatttgcatgATTAAGATCTTTGGGGATACctttctaaaaagttaaaaacataagGAAAAATGGTATAATTGATTTCAAGAAGAAACATACAAGGTAAAGAGATAACCTGGAAATACTAAATGACCTTTAAAAACTACACATTTGGAGAAAATGTAATCTTGAAATGTAATCTTTTTATAatcttgaaaaacagaaacaagttGGGATATTTGTATGTGTACAATGACAGTACTTTCCCCTTTCTTGTTTAGTGTTTGTGTTTTACAAATCAGATTGTTTTCATCTTAATAAGAGGATGGCATTATACTTAAATTCCAAAATAGATAACTCTAAAACTAGAAgcgatttttaaaattagatttttttaatgcatcACCAAATAGTATTCTTTTCAGTGTTTGAAGTTTAGAATTTTTTCAGCTGATAAGTAGttcgtgatttttttttttctataacccCAATTTCTAAGTAGAGGTAGATAAcccaagactgaaggcaggaggagaaggggacaacagaggatgagatggttaaatggcgtcactgactcggacatgagtttgagcaagctctgggcgttggtgatggacagggacgcctggctgcagtccatggggtcacaaagagttggacacaactgattgaactgaactgaactgaacagagataaCCCAAATCCCGTGACATTATTGGGAGTTTAGGTCATCGGATGAAACTTCTTGGTCTTAAGAGGCCCACCTTAGGTATATCCCACTTAGCTGgcaatcatttttatttcctgcTCACTCCTTGGTCTGAATCTGTCCATTCAGATGTGTTTTTTTGAAGGTGAAAAGTGGATAAGTAAGCCTGAATGGCTCCTTAGAGCCTGATATATCATCCAGCTGTTCAGTTATGTTCTACTAATATGATTTATCACTTTGAGGTCTTGGTAACCTAGCAAGTTGCTCAGTTATTATCTCTTAAGTTCACAGTACTAAAAATATTTGGCATGCATCTTGCAGAGGGCCATTCATATGATACCACATTATCAAGCTCAAGTTATGGTCACAGGACTCTAGAATCTTAGACATATATGTCTCAGACATATTCtatctgtcttttcctttttaaattagcTCAAATGGAGACGTGTAGTTgccttttaagtttttaaaagaagttttgattttccatttcccattggtttcttttctctttttcttgtgcCTTGAAATCTTCCATTTCTCAATTTGGCATCTTAGGGAATCTGATATTTAGGCCCAGTGATTTCTTGCAAGTACATTCCACCTGGCTCAGTGATAAACCCACctaccaattcaggggacatgagtttgatacctgggtcaggaagatcccctggagaaggaaatggcaacccactccagtattcttgtttggaaaatcccatggacagaggagcctggagggctacagtccatggggttgcaaaagagttgggcacaacttagaaactgaacaacaatactacTTGCATCTTAATTTTGTCAGATGTTCTGTAACATTTTTTCTTTGACAAATGTTTCTAGGCTCTACAATCAAGATCTGGGGCTTGTGGGTAGATGAAATCATTTACTAATGTTAAAAATTTGCTGTAttaaacataaacattttttGGTTATGTACTTTGTAGTTTCATAattcttacattttattattgaattCTTTTGTCTAGAATGAGTTTCTAAATGTGAACTACAATAACCAGTCTATCAATCATAATTAAAAGGCTAGGGGTGTCCCCAAGGCTCTTTTTATCCCATAAAACCACAGACAGTTTAGGTGGCAGCCTGGAACTAATTTAAGTTAgcctttccccccccccccccccacatttCATAAACAAATGGTGGGAggacagttcagtcactcacttgcgtcctactctttgcgaccccatggactgcagcatgccaggcttccctgtctatcaccaactcccggagcttgttcagactcatgtcatATGGGAGGACACAAAGACATAAAAAACATCCTGGATGGTAGATAAAGAAGGGGCAATATAGCTGTATCTTTGTGGATATTATTATGTTGACATTATTAAAgcaatcttccctggtggcttaggtgctaaagaatccgcctgcagtgcacgagacccagttcgattcctgggttgggacgatcccctggaggagggcatggcaacccactccagaattcttgcctggagaatccccatggacagaggagcctggcaggctatagtccatggggtcacaatgagtcagacacgactgagtgactaagcacagcacagtcaatctgaaaagttaaggtatatattttttcttgatttatgTGTATTGGTTTTATTGAGTTTTCTAGGAAATAGGAAGTTTTGTCATTTTGACTCTAGAGTCCTTTTAGATCCTTTGTTTTGCTCTTCAGCTATGGATAGTTATTGAGAAAAATTGACAATAAAATCTTGACATTTAAAATCTGCAAAACCTcacctgaaaaaaatgttttcgaTAACAGAAAGTCATAGGAGAAAATTTGTAATGTCAATGCTGATAATGAGTAAAATTAAATCTAGGGCGAAACTGTAAAAGGATCAAGTGTTCATTGAAATGACTGaatcaattaattaaaacaatatttggcaagtcaaaaagaaaaattgtaaataGTTATATTATATAACAATCAAAAGCTGATTTAATTGATTGCTCCAGAAAATAATTGTTTAGTGAGACTTCATCAGTGTTAGCTATATTCCTAAATGTGGAATTAAAATGACTTTGGAGATTACAGTAGGGTCTCTATTTTCAGTAGCCTGAAATTACTGGCTTAGATTTATAAgtgaagtctttaaaaaaaccTGATAAAAGTGGTATTATGCCTTTATCTGAAGTTATAAatcaaatttatatatttagttttgcTAGTTATTAAAGGGATGTTTCGTAACTGAACATTTTTGTGTGTCCTAGGTATGTCTCCATAAAACCTGATAACCGAAAACTGGCCAACGGAACTAATGTTCTTGGCTTACTGATTGACACTTTACTGATGGAAGGCTTCCATCTGGTTGGCACCAGAACAGTATCCTCTGAAGACAGAACTGAATGCTATAGTTTCGAAAGGATAAAAAAGCCTGCCGCTCTTGCCATGAACAAAACACTGAAATCAGAGCAATAGCCATCTTCCCGTTTGGAAGTTCCATATATAGGGAATATATGTTAGTCAAATATGTACTCAGTCTATCTTTCTGGCCTTCCACCATGCCATCGTTGGGCAACTGCACCTTAATGCTCAAGCCACAGTGACTACTTGCTGCTCTCTAAACAGCATCGTGCCGTTGGTGCTTTGGTGTATGTTCTTTCTATCTTCAGTgcctcttttccctttctcttcatgAACACATAAAGCATTCAAGAAGGGGCTattgagggacttccttggtggtccagtggttaagaattcgcctgccaatgcaggggacatgggtttgatccctggttccggaagatcccatatgtcatagagcaactaagcccacgcagcacaactactgagcctgtgttccatACTGggaagcctgtacaccacaagtagagagtagcccccactcactgcaactagagaaagcccatgtgcagcaatgaagacccaatgtagaaaaaaaaaaaaatggggctaTGGAATCAGACTGCTTGATGTCTTCCCCCACAAATATCTGGGTTTATTGAGGGGATGGGGGTCTGCAGGGGAGCCCCAGGTGCCTGTGGGGAAGGCCTGTCATCAGCCTGAAGGGCAGCAGCCCAGCAGCAGCTGAAGATAGGATCTTCAAAACATGGGTCTACTTGAAAGAGTGGCTCTCAGCTCCACTGTGCCCAAAGCCTTTGGGTCCAAACATGGCTGTGTAGCAGGGGTGGTTGCCATAGGGCTTGCCTTCATGCTGTGCATGACTCCCCGAGGTCAGTGTCTTTCCACATTCTCACACTTCAGGCAAGGCTGATGtcagtccttctccagggaggtcACCCACTCACTAAAGTATACCTCCATGTCACACTTGGGGCACATGGGCATGGAGGTGCTGAGTCTCGGGCAGGTGGCTGGGTGGGAACAGACCAGAACGCTGGACTAGACTGCTTGATTTCTAATTCCAACTAAGTCACTAGCTACATGGCTTGGGCAAGtcactctctgtgcctcagctttttttaatctatcaaatgaggataataaataaatatccttTATAGGATAATATATTTCCCTTATAGGatatgtgaaaattaaaggagataatgTAAAATACTCAGCACATTGCCTGGCACATGGAAGTCACTCCATAACTATCAGTGATGATAATGATGGAAAATGGGTGACCCACTTTCAATTGCACCTCTTCTTGGAGGCACATGTGCTAAATACTTGGTAAGAAATAGCTTTGTTAACAATTAGCACCTACTCTGGTGAAAAGCTTTTGAATATAACTTCTATTAATCCTAACATTCaatattcatatattattttgatttaatGAGTCCTCTTGTAGGAATCctcatatatatatgtcactTAAAATATTAGGATAAACATCTAGAAAGGAAATCATTAAATGAAAGAGCACAGAATAAAGAGAGTGgattggttcaagatggcagagtagaagaacGTGCACTTATCTCCTCCTATGAGAGCACTAAAATTgtaactagctgttgaacaaccatcaacaggaggacactggaacccATCTAAAAACATAGCCCCCAttcaaagacaaaggagaagccacaatgAGACAGGAGGGGTGCaatgaaaatcaaatcaaatcccaTAATCCTCTGAGTGGGCAACTCACAAACTGGGTAACAATAATACCAAATTAgctctcccactgttgtgaaggttctgaaccctacatcaggcttcccagcctggggatccagCGAAATGCCTAGGAATCCCCAAGGAATCTGACTTTGCAGGCCAGCAGGATTTGGTCACAAGATTTCCACAGGACTGTgaaaacagagactccactcttgcAGGACAAAAACAAAATCTTGCATGCACCGGggcccatggagaaaggagcagtgaccccacaggagactgagcaTACCTCCCTGCTAGTGtctgagggtctcctgtggaggtgtgggttggcagtggctCACCACAGAGActggggcactggcagcagcagtccttggaagtgctgcccctggcctgatccctcttggaggtcaccattaactctTCAGTAGGGCCTGTAGACTCCAGGGCTGGGTCTCCTCAGACTAAACAACTAATAGGGAGGCAGCACAGACCCAGCAGACAATCAGACTACAGTTTCACTGAGCacaccctgcccaccagagcaagaccagtttttcccactgctagtccctcccatcaggaagcttacacaagcctgtTAGCCTAGTCCTCTGGAGGTCAGACAAAAGAAGTAGGAAGAACTATAATCCTGCCGCCAGCCAGAACAAAAACCGTATCACAGAGggttaatcaaaatgaaaaggcagagggttatgtcccagatgaagagACAAGATAaagccccagaaaaacaactaaatgaagtagagatagacaaccttccagaaaaagaattcagaataatgatggtGAAGAAGATCCAGGATCTCAAAAACAGAATAGAGAAGATGCATGagatgtttaccaaagacctagaggaACTTTTTTAGTTcgtagaggaactaaaaaacaaacaaacagagatgaacaatatactagaaggaatcaagagcagaataactgaggcaacaGAATAGAcaagtgacctggaagacagaatggtggaaatcactgccacaaaatagaatatagaaaaaagaatgaaaaaaacctGAAGACAGTCTAACAGTCCTCTGGGACCACATAAAATGTATTAACATTCACACTGTAGGAGTCCTAGaaatagaagagagagagaaaggacctgataaaatattttaagaaataatagctgaaattGTCCCTAACacgggaaaggaaatagtcaaccaagtccaggaagcacagagagtcctaggcaggataaacccaaaaaGAAACACACCGAGACACAtaataatcaaactgacaaaaattaaagacaaagataaaatattaaaagcaacaaaggaaaaatgataatatacaagggaagtcccaaaaggTTATAAGCTGATTTCTTGAAAGAAACTGTaaaagacaaggaaatggcatgatatatttaaagtgatgaaaaggaacCAGAAtactacaaccaagaatactctacccatcAAGATTcttattcagatttgatggagaaatcaaaagctttccagacaagccaaagttaagaaaattcagcaccactGAACCAGCTTTccagcaaatgctaaaggaacttctgtaggcaggaaacacaagagaaggaagagacctacaaaaaataaacagaacaattaagaaaattgTAATAAAATCATCCATATATATAATTACCTTAATGTAAATGGAATAAAtgtaccaaccaaaagacatagactggctgggcaggtgcatgtatgcactttcaGTCATCACATCACTCTACTTAACTCCCTAAATTGtttgtaattattttatgttgttaggttaatcatgctTCCATTATGGCTTCCAA
This DNA window, taken from Capricornis sumatraensis isolate serow.1 chromosome 12, serow.2, whole genome shotgun sequence, encodes the following:
- the TRIM13 gene encoding E3 ubiquitin-protein ligase TRIM13, whose translation is MELLEEDLTCPICCSLFDDPRVLPCSHNFCKKCLEGILEGNVRNSLWRSSPFKCPTCRKETSATGVNSLQVNYSLKGIVEKYNKIKISPKMPVCKGHLGQPLNIFCLTDMQLICGICATRGEHTKHVFCSIEDAYAQERDAFESLFQSFETWRRGDALSRLDTLETSKRKSLQLLTKDSDKVKEFFEKLQHTLDQKKNEILSDFETMKLAVMQAYDPEINKLNTILQEQRMAFNIAEAFKDVSEPIIFLQQMQEFREKIKVIKETPLPPSNLPSSPLMKNFDTSQWEDIKLVDVDKLSLPQDTGTFISKIPWRLYPLFVVVILLGLLIFFSPTMFLEWSLFDEIATWRENLSNFSSYLPRSADFVEQSVFYWEQLTDGLFIFSERLKSFTLVVLNNVAEFVCKYKLL
- the KCNRG gene encoding potassium channel regulatory protein, translating into MSGQELVTLNVGGKVFTTRSSTLKQFPGSRLVRMLDGRDKEFKVVGGQIFVDRDGVLFSFILDFLRTHQLLLPTDFSDHLRLQREALFYELNPLVDLLNQEHMLQPRPALVEVHFLSRNTQTFFRVFGSCSKTIEMLTGRITVFIEQPSAPASSSNSFPQMTLLPLPLQRPSYHDLVFQCGSDSTTDNQTGIRYVSIKPDNRKLANGTNVLGLLIDTLLMEGFHLVGTRTVSSEDRTECYSFERIKKPAALAMNKTLKSEQ